In Pseudomonas sp. PDM14, a genomic segment contains:
- the lpdA gene encoding dihydrolipoyl dehydrogenase, producing the protein MSAYDVVIIGGGPGGYNAAIRAGQLGLKVACVEGRETLGGTCLNVGCMPSKALLHASELYEAAAGKEFANLGIEVKPLLNLSQMMKQKAESVDALTKGIEFLFRKNKVDWIKGWGRIDGVGRVMVTAADGSQLELSAKDIIIATGSEPTPLPGVTIDNQRILDSTGALSLPEVPKHLVVIGAGVIGLELGSVWRRLGSEVTVVEYLDRICPGLDLETGKTLQRSLSKQGMAFKLGSKVTSAVVDGKSVSLTLEPAAGGAAESLQADYVLVAIGRRPYIEGLGLESVGLAPNQRGIVENEHLKTSVGGVWVIGDVTSGLMLAHKAEEEAIACIERIAGHAAEVNYEVIPSVIYTKPEVASAGKTEEQLRAEGRAYKVGKFPFTANSRAKINHETEGFAKVLADERTDEILGVHLIGPSVSEMIGEYCVAMEFAASSADIALICHPHPTRSEALRQAAMAVEGWTMQA; encoded by the coding sequence ATGAGTGCATACGACGTTGTGATCATTGGTGGCGGTCCGGGCGGCTATAACGCAGCCATTCGCGCTGGCCAGTTGGGGCTGAAGGTAGCCTGCGTCGAAGGACGGGAAACCCTCGGCGGCACCTGCCTCAACGTCGGCTGCATGCCATCGAAGGCGCTGCTGCATGCATCGGAACTGTACGAAGCCGCAGCGGGCAAGGAGTTCGCCAACCTTGGTATCGAGGTCAAGCCTTTGCTCAATTTGTCGCAGATGATGAAACAGAAGGCGGAGAGCGTTGACGCACTCACCAAGGGCATCGAGTTTCTCTTTCGCAAGAACAAGGTCGACTGGATCAAGGGGTGGGGACGCATCGATGGAGTGGGGCGCGTCATGGTCACTGCTGCCGATGGCAGTCAGCTGGAGTTGTCAGCGAAGGACATCATCATCGCCACCGGTTCAGAGCCAACACCGCTGCCGGGCGTGACCATCGATAACCAGCGCATTCTCGATTCGACGGGCGCGTTGTCGCTTCCCGAGGTGCCCAAGCACCTGGTGGTGATCGGAGCGGGTGTGATCGGGCTCGAACTCGGTTCGGTCTGGCGGCGCCTAGGCAGTGAAGTGACTGTGGTCGAGTATCTCGACCGGATTTGCCCCGGACTCGATCTGGAAACGGGCAAGACGCTGCAGCGCTCACTGTCCAAGCAAGGGATGGCGTTCAAGCTGGGCAGCAAGGTGACCAGCGCCGTTGTCGATGGCAAGTCGGTGTCACTCACGCTCGAGCCGGCGGCAGGCGGTGCGGCTGAGTCGTTGCAGGCAGACTACGTGCTGGTGGCCATCGGTCGCCGTCCTTATATAGAAGGGCTTGGCCTGGAGAGCGTGGGTCTTGCACCGAACCAGCGTGGGATTGTCGAGAATGAGCACTTGAAGACATCGGTTGGCGGCGTCTGGGTCATTGGCGATGTCACCTCGGGGCTGATGCTGGCGCACAAGGCTGAGGAGGAAGCGATCGCCTGTATCGAGCGGATTGCGGGTCATGCCGCCGAGGTCAACTACGAGGTCATCCCCAGCGTCATCTACACCAAGCCGGAAGTGGCGAGTGCAGGGAAGACCGAAGAACAGCTCAGGGCGGAAGGACGGGCTTATAAGGTGGGCAAGTTCCCGTTCACGGCCAATAGCCGAGCGAAGATCAATCACGAAACAGAAGGCTTCGCCAAGGTGCTTGCGGATGAGCGCACCGATGAGATCCTCGGTGTGCATCTGATCGGGCCAAGCGTTAGCGAGATGATCGGTGAGTATTGCGTTGCGATGGAGTTCGCCGCGTCCTCTGCAGACATCGCCCTCATCTGCCACCCACACCCAACCCGTTCCGAAGCGCTGCGCCAGGCTGCAATGGCCGTGGAAGGCTGGACGATGCAGGCTTGA
- a CDS encoding MFS transporter encodes MRPVPIPSRSLLLLLIVLTALGEISTQLIIPSLGGIEVAFDARPGSSLVALSAFVAAFGVGQLVLGPLSDRIGRRPVLIVGLLAYLAATAWMLFASNMGEFIAARVLQGLGACAALVLARAIVRDVWQAQAAPALALTVIGMLCAIVISPMLGGLLTVLGGWQAPIIAALLVGASALLAVVLLYKESNAHLDPQAGQLRHLAGNYLDLLRSRASRAFAIALLLTYGAMFAVIAGSSFTYIKLLQLTATQYGLTFGLIVSGLIAGAVFTRRNILGLGPVRIVGIGVALVAVGGLLSLVVYKLFGLSILGLSLPQVLVTLGGGMVLPASVAGVVMPNAHRAGLASGLMGFAQMLGATCAGLLLSALQDGSAWPMVLLHAIFAVAAFVLFHLLRAPHPAAAQAAAKLP; translated from the coding sequence ATGCGCCCTGTCCCCATTCCTTCTCGAAGCCTGTTGCTGCTCCTGATCGTGCTGACCGCATTGGGTGAGATTTCCACCCAGCTGATCATTCCCAGTCTGGGGGGTATCGAGGTGGCATTCGATGCGCGTCCCGGCAGTAGCCTGGTGGCGCTGTCCGCGTTCGTCGCAGCCTTTGGTGTCGGCCAGTTGGTATTGGGGCCGCTATCGGATCGCATCGGTCGGCGTCCGGTGCTCATCGTCGGGTTGCTGGCCTATCTCGCCGCCACGGCCTGGATGCTGTTCGCCAGCAACATGGGCGAGTTCATCGCCGCCCGCGTGCTGCAGGGGTTGGGGGCGTGTGCGGCGCTGGTATTGGCGCGAGCCATCGTGCGTGATGTTTGGCAGGCGCAAGCGGCTCCCGCTCTGGCTCTGACTGTGATCGGCATGCTGTGCGCCATCGTCATTTCCCCCATGCTGGGAGGCCTGCTCACCGTTCTGGGTGGCTGGCAGGCGCCGATCATCGCCGCTTTGCTGGTTGGCGCCAGCGCGTTGCTGGCGGTTGTCCTTCTATATAAGGAGAGCAACGCGCATCTCGATCCGCAGGCCGGCCAGCTTCGGCACCTGGCGGGCAATTACCTGGACTTGCTGCGCTCGCGTGCCAGTCGCGCGTTCGCCATCGCGCTGTTGCTCACCTATGGCGCGATGTTCGCGGTGATCGCCGGCTCGTCCTTCACGTATATAAAGCTGCTGCAGCTGACGGCTACGCAGTACGGCTTGACGTTCGGCCTGATCGTCTCCGGTCTTATCGCTGGCGCGGTGTTCACACGGCGCAACATTCTCGGCCTTGGTCCGGTACGCATCGTTGGCATTGGCGTCGCCCTGGTGGCTGTCGGTGGCCTGTTGAGCCTGGTGGTCTACAAGTTGTTCGGTTTGTCGATTCTCGGTCTGTCCCTGCCGCAAGTGTTGGTGACGCTGGGTGGCGGGATGGTGCTGCCGGCGTCGGTGGCGGGCGTGGTGATGCCCAATGCCCATCGTGCAGGGCTGGCGTCCGGGTTGATGGGGTTCGCTCAGATGCTCGGTGCTACCTGTGCAGGCCTGTTGCTCAGTGCCCTGCAGGATGGATCTGCATGGCCTATGGTGCTTCTACACGCGATTTTCGCCGTGGCAGCTTTCGTGCTGTTTCATCTGTTGCGCGCGCCGCATCCGGCTGCAGCCCAGGCGGCTGCCAAACTTCCCTGA
- a CDS encoding PaaI family thioesterase, with product MPVLTREEKLASWLAAEQSQRATLAAPGTLTLAQVAELAPQEFFDRIGKGELPCPPFGDLVDFVPIEWSAGLFVFQGTPDARHYNPLGSVHGGYAATLLDSCMGCAVHTLLKPGQGYTTTDLRISYVRALRGDIGPVRAEGRIVHLGRSTALAEGRIYDVDDRLYAVGSTTCLILNMQG from the coding sequence ATGCCCGTGCTTACCCGTGAAGAAAAACTCGCCAGCTGGCTGGCCGCCGAACAAAGCCAGCGCGCCACGCTGGCAGCCCCCGGCACGCTGACCCTGGCCCAGGTTGCCGAACTGGCGCCGCAGGAGTTCTTCGACCGCATCGGCAAGGGCGAACTGCCCTGCCCGCCTTTTGGCGACCTGGTGGATTTCGTGCCGATCGAATGGTCTGCCGGCCTGTTCGTGTTCCAAGGCACACCGGACGCGCGCCACTACAACCCGCTGGGCAGCGTGCACGGTGGCTACGCCGCGACGCTGCTCGACTCGTGCATGGGCTGCGCCGTTCATACGCTGCTCAAGCCCGGCCAGGGCTACACCACGACCGACCTGCGCATCAGCTACGTGCGCGCCCTGCGGGGCGACATCGGCCCGGTGCGCGCCGAAGGCCGTATCGTGCACCTGGGTCGTAGCACCGCATTGGCTGAAGGGCGTATCTATGACGTCGACGACCGTCTGTATGCCGTCGGTTCGACCACCTGCCTGATCCTCAACATGCAGGGCTGA
- a CDS encoding thiolase family protein, translating into MTSIVIAGYARSPFHFAKKGSLINIRPDDLAAQVLKGLVDKLDLDPSEIEDVIMGCAYPEAEQGMNIARIASFRAGFPETLGGATVNRFCGSSMTAIHFAAGQIMLGAGEAFICSGIESMTRVPMGGFNISPNPSLMSSFPQVYMAMGHTAEEVAKRFEVSREEQEAMAVESHAKAASARERGLFVDEIVAIDTPDGRVEEDGCIRPGTNAEALAGLKPAFGGSVTAATSSPLTDGSAAVLVCTEEFARSRNLEIFARVKAVAVGGCAPDIMGVGPVVATRKVLERAGLSIDDIDLVEINEAFASQSIACVRELGLDMAKVNIDGGALALGHPLGATGARITGKAASLLKRTGGRYAIATQCIAGGQGVATLLEAVDQ; encoded by the coding sequence ATGACTTCCATCGTGATTGCCGGTTACGCCCGCTCCCCTTTCCACTTCGCCAAGAAGGGTTCGCTGATCAATATCCGTCCCGACGATCTGGCCGCGCAGGTGCTCAAGGGTCTGGTCGACAAGCTCGACCTCGATCCCAGTGAGATCGAGGACGTGATCATGGGCTGCGCCTACCCCGAAGCCGAACAGGGCATGAACATCGCGCGCATCGCCAGCTTCCGTGCCGGCTTCCCGGAAACCCTGGGCGGCGCCACGGTGAACCGCTTCTGCGGCTCCTCGATGACCGCCATTCACTTCGCCGCCGGGCAGATCATGCTCGGCGCTGGCGAGGCCTTCATCTGCTCTGGCATCGAGTCGATGACCCGCGTGCCCATGGGCGGCTTCAACATCTCGCCCAACCCGAGCCTGATGAGCAGCTTCCCGCAGGTGTACATGGCCATGGGGCATACCGCCGAGGAAGTCGCCAAGCGCTTCGAGGTCAGCCGTGAAGAGCAGGAAGCCATGGCGGTGGAGTCCCACGCCAAGGCCGCCAGCGCCCGTGAGCGCGGCCTGTTCGTCGATGAGATCGTCGCCATCGACACCCCGGATGGCCGTGTCGAGGAAGACGGCTGCATCCGCCCCGGCACCAACGCCGAAGCCCTGGCCGGGTTGAAACCAGCATTCGGCGGCAGCGTCACCGCAGCCACCTCCTCGCCGCTGACCGATGGCAGCGCCGCGGTGCTGGTGTGCACCGAGGAATTTGCCCGCAGCCGCAATCTGGAAATCTTCGCGCGAGTCAAGGCGGTCGCGGTCGGCGGTTGTGCGCCGGACATCATGGGCGTGGGCCCGGTCGTAGCCACCCGCAAGGTGCTCGAACGTGCCGGCCTGAGCATCGACGACATCGACCTGGTGGAAATCAATGAGGCCTTCGCCAGCCAATCCATCGCCTGCGTCCGTGAACTGGGCCTGGACATGGCCAAGGTCAACATCGATGGCGGCGCCCTCGCCCTCGGCCACCCGCTGGGTGCAACCGGTGCGCGCATCACCGGCAAGGCGGCTTCGCTGCTCAAGCGCACCGGCGGGCGCTACGCCATCGCCACCCAGTGCATCGCCGGTGGCCAGGGCGTCGCCACGCTGCTGGAAGCGGTCGACCAGTGA